One window from the genome of Palaemon carinicauda isolate YSFRI2023 chromosome 24, ASM3689809v2, whole genome shotgun sequence encodes:
- the LOC137618490 gene encoding trichohyalin-like: MKSGGTQDMCQSKTGFDMIERFVEPGCQTCLSNEEVGREQTFLQESGESRLSYKSQARTDSLTRVRREQTLVQESGESRLSYKSQARADFRTRVRREQTLLQKSGESRLSYKSQARADSRTKVRREQTLLQESGENRLSYKSQARADSLTKVRREQTLLQKSGESRLSYESQARTDSLTKVRREQTLLRESGENRLSYKSQARADSLTKVRREQTLLQESGENRLSYKSQARTDSRTKVRREQTFLQKSVENRLLQKSGENRLSYNSQARTDSYKSQARTDFLTKVRTKVGREQTFLQKSGENRLSYKSRARTDFLTKVGREQTLLQKSVENRLSYKSRARTDSLTKVGREQTFVQKSGENRLSYKSQARTDFLTKVRREQTFLQESGESRLSYKSQARTDSLTRVRREQTLVQESGESRLSYKSQARADFRTRVRREQTLLQESGESRLSYKSQARADSRTKVRREQTLLQESGENRLSYKSQARADSLTKVRREQTLLQKSGESRLSYESQARTDSLTKVRREQTLLRESGENRLSYKSQARADSLTKVRREQTLLQESGENRLSYKSQEKRTSNIIQQQQQQQQQQQQQQQQQFLVQRRIKATDISIYV; this comes from the exons atgaaatctggtggAACCCAAGACATGTGTCAATCTAAAACGGGGTTTGAcatgatcgaacggttcgtcgaacctggttgtcaaacctgcttgtcaaacgaaGAGGTGgg gcgagagcaGACTTTCTTACAAGAGTCAGGCGAGAGCAGACTTTCGTACaagagtcaggcgagaacagactctcttacaagagtcaggcgagaacagactctcGTACAAGAGTCAGGCGAGAGCAGACTCTCTTACAAGAGTCAGGCGAGAGCAGACTTTCGTACaagagtcaggcgagaacagactctcttacaaaagtcaggcgagagcaGACTTTCGTACAAGAGTCAGGCGAGAGCAGACTCTcgtacaaaagtcaggcgagaacagactctcttacaagagtcaggcgagaacagactctctTACAAGAGTCAGGCGAGAGCAGACTCtcttacaaaagtcaggcgagaacagactctcttacaaaagtcaggcgagagcaGACTCTCTTACgagagtcaggcgagaacagactctcttacaaaagtcaggcgagagcaGACTCTCTTACgagagtcaggcgagaacagactctctTACAAGAGTCAGGCGAGAGCAGACTCtcttacaaaagtcaggcgagaacagactctcttacaagagtcaggcgagaacagactctcttacaaaagtcag gcgagaacagactctcgtacaaaagtcaggcgagaacagactttcttacaAAAGTCAGTCGAGAACAGACtcttacaaaagtcaggcgagaacagactctcGTACaatagtcaggcgagaacagactcttacaaaagtcaggcgagaacagactttcttacaAAAGTCAGGACAAAAGtcgggcgagaacagactttcttacaaaagtcgggcgagaacagactttcttacaaaagtcgggcgagaacagactttcttacaAAAGTCGGGCGAGAACAGACTCTCTTACAAAAGTCagtcgagaacagactttcttacaAAAGTCGGGCGAGAACAGACTCTCTTACAAAAGtcgggcgagaacagactttcgtACAAAAGTCGGGCGAGAACAGACTCtcttacaaaagtcaggcgagaacagactttcttacaaaagtcaggcgagagcaGACTTTCTTACAAGAGTCAGGCGAGAGCAGACTTTCGTACaagagtcaggcgagaacagactctcttacaagagtcaggcgagaacagactctcGTACAAGAGTCAGGCGAGAGCAGACTCTCTTACAAGAGTCAGGCGAGAGCAGACTTTCGTACaagagtcaggcgagaacagactctctTACAAGAGTCAGGCGAGAGCAGACTTTCGTACAAGAGTCAGGCGAGAGCAGACTCTcgtacaaaagtcaggcgagaacagactctcttacaagagtcaggcgagaacagactctctTACAAGAGTCAGGCGAGAGCAGACTCtcttacaaaagtcaggcgagaacagactctcttacaaaagtcaggcgagagcaGACTCTCTTACgagagtcaggcgagaacagactctcttacaaaagtcaggcgagagcaGACTCTCTTACgagagtcaggcgagaacagactctctTACAAGAGTCAGGCGAGAGCAGACTCtcttacaaaagtcaggcgagaacagactctcttacaagagtcaggcgagaacagactctcttacaaaagtcag GAGAAGAGGACATCTAatatcatacaacaacaacaacaacaacaacaacaacaacaacaacaacaacaacagcaatttcTAGTCCAACGCAGGATAAAAGCAACAGACATATCAAtttatgtctaa